The following proteins are co-located in the Eublepharis macularius isolate TG4126 chromosome 5, MPM_Emac_v1.0, whole genome shotgun sequence genome:
- the LOC129331192 gene encoding quinone oxidoreductase-like protein 2 has translation MARAGARLGLRWQAGVRSAARVESCRRNGFGQEPLSPISLSGVNFLQHPRAYRAALCTELTKPLVVRDVPSSSLQSHEVRVRVRYCGVNFADILACQGLYQDKHSLPFTPGMEFSGDVLETGVEVSSVKEGERVIGVAHTKALAEEYVADQKLLWKIPHGVPYEEAAVLPVSYGTAILALEHRAHTQPGETVLVTAAAGATGLATVDVASSVLKAKVIAAAGSDRKCNLALQKGASQSVNYSRAGLREELKKLTAYKGVDVAIDTIGGDIFKEALHSLAWEGRIVVVGFAGGTIPSIPANLLLLKNISALGLYWGRYRDQDFPVFSSALSSALRYCQEGRIQPHVGAVFKLEEVNEAFAHVTQRKSTGKVIISVS, from the exons GAGGAATGGATTTGGCCAAGAACCGCTAAGTCCCATCTCTCTAAGTGGCGTCAACTTCCTGCAGCATCCAAGGGCCTATCGGGCAGCTCTTTGTACTGAGCTGACAAAGCCGTTGGTTGTAAGGGATGTCCCATCTTCTTCCTTGCAGTCTCATGAG GTCAGAGTTCGTGTCCGTTACTGTGGAGTAAATTTTGCGGATATACTGGCTTGTCAGGGTCTTTACCAAGATAAACATTCCCTTCCATTCACCCCAG GAATGGAGTTTTCAGGGGATGTGTTGGAGACTGGAGTGGAAGTCAGCAGTGTGAAGGAG GGGGAGCGTGTGATTGGTGTGGCTCACACCAAAGCTCTGGCTGAGGAGTACGTTGCAGATCAAAAG TTGCTCTGGAAAATTCCACATGGAGTTCCTTATGAAGAGGCTGCAGTGTTGCCCGTCTCTTATGGgacagccattttggccctggaACATAGAGCTCACACACAGCCAGG GGAGACAGTTTTGGTTACGGCAGCAGCTGGTGCCACAGGACTCGCCACTGTGGATGTTGCAAGCAGTGTCCTTAAGGCAAAG GTAATTGCCGCAGCAGGAAGTGACAGGAAATGcaatctggctctccagaaggGGGCGTCCCAGAGTGTGAATTACAGCCGGGCTGGCCTGAGGGAGGAACTGAAAAAGCTCACAGCCTATAAGGGAGTTGATGTGGCTATTGACACCATCGGTGGAGACATCTTCAAGGAAGCATTGCATAG CCTGGCTTGGGAAGGCAGGATCGTGGTGGTTGGTTTTGCTGGGGGAACTATCCCTTCTATCCCAGCCAACTTGCTGCTTCTGAAGAACATCTCTGCCCTAGGACTGTACTGGGGCCGGTACAGGGACCAGGATTTCCCAGTCTTTTCCTCTGCGCTCTCTTCTGCTCTTCGGTATTGTCAAGAGGGACGAATCCAACCTCATGTAGGAGCAGTGTTCAAACTGGAGGAG GTAAACGAAGCCTTTGCACATGTGACTCAACGTAAATCTACAGGAAAGGTGATCATCTCAGTTAGTTAA